From the genome of Maridesulfovibrio ferrireducens:
TTTATCAGTCGCCCAGATAAGGGTTAAAATATCCAAAACCGATCCAAGGGCATTCCGATTTAATTCTTTTGCGGAAATTAACGAATCCCATTCCGGGGCCGAGATCATTATCTTCGACCAGTTCCATATAAAGATCAGGGTCTATGTTGAGATTGCGAAGCTGAATGAAGTCCAGCTTTGATTCTGTTGCGGCCTTAATGAGCGCACTCACTTCATTTTCGGTATCGCTTACTCCGGGGAAATAGAGGTAGTTGAGAGATACATGCAGTCCAAGTTCTTTGGCTGTGTGGATGGTCGCAAGTACATCTTCAAACTTATACCCTTTCGGACGGTAGTAAGCATTGTATACAGGCTCTAGAAAGCTGTTCAAACTTACTCTGATAGAGGTAAGCCCTGCTTCTGAGAGAGGCTTCATTGTAGCGGTCAAAGAACCATTGGTATTTATATTAACCGTTCCCTTGCCGCCTTCGTCGCGATATCTCTGTACGGCTTCGCAAAGCAGCTTAGCTTCAGTCAGTGGTTCACCTTCGCAACCCTGACCGAATGAAAAAATCGGCTTTGATTCGCGTTTAGCGTGATAGTGCATTATTTCTGTGATTTCATCAGCAGTCGGCGTAAATTTGATGCGTTCCTGTGTGGAAGGAAAACCGGAATCTTCGGGTTGTTCAGATATGCAGCCGATGCAACGGGCATTGCAGGTCCGGGCAGTAGGAAGAGGTGCTTCAAATCTACCGAGAGCAAGATTCTTTGCTGCGGGGCAGCCGTAAGTTAGAGCGCAGTTTGCAAGATGTTTCACCAAGCGGTTTTCAGGCATATCTTTCATTAGCCTTTTGGCGCCGGATTCAACTTTCTGCTGTGGAATTTTAGTAAAAATCTGGCGTTTATCTTCATCTACAACCTTGGCTGTAATCCAGAATCTGCCGTTGGCATAACCAACTGCGCCGTAAGCGAACATTGGTAAAACCGGTGCGTCTTCGGTGTTTGCATAGGCTGCTAGTCCGGTCAGTGTGTGGCCGGGACAGGCAAATGCGGCTACAGCTAATCCTTCAACTTCTTCAACTTCACCGGTTTCGGAGTTTAGACCAAGCGGGATTCTTCCAGGCAGTAAGAAAAATTCACTGTCAGGAGGCAGCGGGATATATTCTTCGGGTTTGGGTTGAGCAAGCTCATCCCCTCTGCGGCAAATCATTTCAAATTCAGGGTGATCGAATATTTGACCGTCTTTATCCGCGTAAACGAGGAGAGGACGCGGTTTCTTTTTTGAAGACATTAAATTAATTCCTGTTCAAATTTTCTGGAGGTTTTGGGAGAGTGGTGATCAGGGTCGTTCCCTGATTCCATGAGCTTGTAAAAGAAATATCTCCGCCTGAAACTTTGGCGATCAGTTTCGAGCTGTAAGTTCCCAGTCCTGTTCCGTTCCGTTTGCCGTGGGTTGCATAACGATCGAAAAAGCTGTTTTTAATAGAACTTGGAACTTCACCGAGATTATGAATTTCAGTGATTATCGATTGTTCCGTGTCATGGAGGCGAACCGTGATAGTCGAATTGTCAGGAGCTGCCTCTGCGGCGTTTTTAATCAGGTTCGAGAACATGGTGATGATGAGGGACGCTTCGCCGTAACAAACAAGCGGACATTCATCCTGAAGAGGTTCATCCTCTAAAAAGCATATAATTTCAAGCTTCTTGTCATCAACTAACTGACTTATATCGCCGATTGCGGCTGTGATAGCTCTAAAAAGGTTGAACGGATGCGAATCAGCAACAAGAGAACCTGTTTCGAGCCTGATAAGCGTTAAAGATGTGTCAATTTGACGAATCATGCGTTCACTTGTTGTGCGCACTATTTCCGCGAGCCGCTGGTAGTCGTCACTAAGATCAGCTTCTGTTTCAAGTATGCGGGACATGCCTACAATTGTAGCTGTAGGAGATCTCAGGTCATGTCTGGCGATGCGTTCCATTTCTTCTCTGAGCTGGAGCTGCTTGCGTTGCTCGGTTACATCAAGAGCCAGAAGTAAAAAAACAGAAGGGGCTACTTGTTCAATGGTGAGATCCCAGAACCTTTCATATGCACAAACTGATTTTAGTGAATGAATGCGGTATGCTTCCTGATCAGTGAAGAGGTTATTACGAACATCTTCAGCAAGGAAGGATATAAAAGGTATGCTGGATTCAGAGCTTTTAATCGGTAAAGTCTTTAAGGCAGATTTATTTGCCATAATGGTTTTTCCGGTACATGAGCCAACTAAAAGCGCCGGAAAAGGAAGTCCTTGAAGAATTAAATCGTAGAGTTTTGAGTTTTCCTCTATCTCTCTATTGCGAATAATCTTTTTGTGATATTCGGAAATATTTGAAATGATGCTTGTCGCTGATGCCGTGGATGGTATGAACGAGACATTATGAAAATCAAAAAGAGATTCGAAAGATTTAGGATTATTTACATCTATAATGAATATCGCTTCCGCGTCCTGATTTATTTCCCGGATAGATGAGAAGGTCTCGAAAGGACGTTCAAAATCCGCAAAAATTATCAGGTCAGGCTGCTGACTGGCATAGATGAAAAGAGTTTCTCTGGGATTTTTTGCAATAGAAATAGAATGGCCGAGGTTGTGAAGCTCAAGCATCAAAGAATGTAGTAATGTGCTTTTCCCGGTTATAAGGATGTTCAGTTTTTTTCGGGAATCGTCAAAACAACAGTCTTTCATATTGCCTCCAACCTTTTTATACTGAACCGGGTGTTTGGAAAAAGCTGTTCGCCCAGCGCATTGAGTCATAATAGTTACGTGATACTGATACCGGGTTCAGTCCGAGTTCAATAATTGTTTCTTCGAGCTGGTCCCATTGTGCTGCTTCGAAATGATCAATCAGTTCAAGGTGCTTACGATAAATATTATCTTCACCGCATAATGCAGCCCTGAGATCTTCATCAAGGGGTAAATACTTGGTTACGACATTCATAGGCATATCGAACATTGCTCCCAATAGGGAGAATAGACCAAGTAAAAACATAGATTCAGCAGGAATATTATGGTGTGAGTCTATTGTTACCATCTCAAGAAATTTTGCACGCTGAGTTGCCAGTTGTGGAAGCTCGGTACTTTTCTTGTTGGAAATAAGATCCGTCAAAAGTATCACTCTCAGCCAGTTTTTTATGAGTTTCCAGCCGGCAAGAACGATTGCCTGCTTTATTGAAGTTATTTTTTGTGAGAATCCGAATGTCGGAGAATTTAGCAGTGTAAGCAATCTATAGCAGATTGATACATCGTTTTGCAGAGCTTCAGCCAGAGCTTCAAAATCCTGCGCAGGATCTTCAATAAGTTTGAAAAGTTTGAGTTTTACAACTTCACTGGGGCGTAGTTTTCTGCCTGCAATATTTTCAGGGCGTTTAAAATAAAATCCTTGAAAAAAAGCAAACCCGAATTTTTGAGCCAATTGGTAATGGCTCATGTCTTCAACTCTTTTCGCTATTAACTTCACGTCCTCTTTTTGGGCGATACAATGTATCCGGTGAAGTTGGTCCTCGTTAGCGGATTTGATGTCTACGATCACGACATCGGCATATTTTATTAAAATATCACCTTGTGGGCGTCCTTCAAAATCATCGATGGCAACTGTATAGCCATCTTTTGAAAGATCTTGAAGTGCTTTTATGAGATTTGGAGTCGGAGGAGTCATTTCCGGTATTTGAACAACTGTGTTCTTTGCCGGTAAAGAATAGGGAATTTTTTCTATAATAGATTTATGAGAAAAATTGATGACAAGCTTAACATCACCTGGGAGCTCTTCTCCCGGAATTGAGCACGAATCTGCGGCAACGTTTAAGGTCGCTTTATAATCATCAGATATAATGGCGGTTGTCGCTGAACTGCTGTTACGAAAAAACAGCTCATATCCCCATAGTGATTGGTCCGGCTGAAGAATCGGCTGCCGGGCGAAAAATATTTGATCGTAGAGCGGGGTGTTTGTTATAGCCATTATTTACTGTTGTTTGTTACAGATTATAAAGAAGTCTTAAGTAAATATATTTTTTCTTTCGCATTGACCAGAGCTTAATGGTCTATACGTGTTATTTGTATGTCAAAACATAATTTTAAGATTAAAGTTGATTGACAAATCAATATTGTACTGCAAGCAGGAAAAGGCGGAATCGTAAAACGATTCCGCCTGAATAAATCCAAATGTAAGTCGTAATTCGACTTAACGCTTTGAGTACTGGAACTTTGCGCGAGCGCCTGGCTGACCAGGTTTTTTACGTTCTTTCTTACGTGCGTCACGAGTCAGAAGACCTGCGCGTTTAAGAAGAGTACGAAGCTCTGGGTCCATAGCGAGAAGTGCACGAGAAATACCGTGTCTGACAGCCTGTGCCTGACCAGCTACTCCGCCACCGTCTGCGTTTACTTTAATATCAAACTTACCAACGTTTTTAGTAAGTTTAAGAGGCTGCTGAACAATCATCTGGAGAGTTTTACGAGGAAAGTAATCTTCGTAAGCTTTTCCGTTGACTGTGATTACGCCTGTACCTGGGTACATACGTGTGCGTGCTACAGCATTCTTTCTTTTGCCAGTACCGTAAATGAAATCTTGGCTCATTTTATTTCCACCCTGTAATTAAAATTCGAAAGGCTTAGGCAGCTGTGCTTCGTGTGGATGATCTGTACCAGTGTAAACTTTAAGTTTTTTGATCATCTGTCTGCCGAGGCTACTCTTAGGAAGCATGCCGCGTACAGCTGTTTCGATAACAACTTCAGGTTTCTTCTCAAGCATTACTTTCAAAGTCCTGGATTTGATGCCGCCAGGGTGGTTGGTGTGCTTGTAGTAAGTCTTCTGATCCAGCTTGTTGCCGGTAACTCTGATTTTGTCAGCGTTCAGAACGATGACGAAATCGCCGGTGTCAGCGTGAGGTGTGAACATAGCTTTGTCCTTGCCTCTGAGCTTTGTGGCGATTCTGGTTGCCAGGCGTCCAAGTACCATGTCGGTTGCATCAACTACGTACCATTCGCGGCTGATGTCCTCACTTTTTGGAATATATGTTTTCATTTTGAAATGCTCCTTACGTAGAATCTGGGAATGGGACTTATACATATAATGACGACTTGCTGTCAAGGGCAAATCTTCCCTTCCTAGTTTTAATTACGACTCAGCAATAACCTTTTTCAGGGTTGCCAAAGCCTTGTCAATTCCTTTGGGGTCGGTACCGCCGGCTTGAGCCATATCAGGCCTGCCGCCGCCACCTCCACCTACCTCAGCTGCAACGGGTTTAATCAGCGCACCGGCTTTGAACCTGTTTGTCAGGTCTTTAGTCACTGCGATAATTAAGGAAACTTTATTATCTTCGACCTCGGCTATCAGGCAGATGATACCGGAATCCAGTTTGGATTTCAGCGCGTCTGTTTGGTCGCGTAAGGCCTTAACATTCGTCAATTCAAGCTTGGCAGCAAGAACTTTGATTCCTGCGATCTCTTCTATAGAGCTCATCAGGTCCGCTCCTGCGCCGGAAGCAAGCTTGGCTTGAAGTTGTTCATTTTGGCGAGTCAATTCTTTAGTCTGAGCTATGAGTGCCGCGATTTTGTCAGGAACCTGACCCGGGGCGGCTCTAAGTAAGTCCTGAGACTTGCTTATCTCGTCACGTTGTCCTTGCAGGAATGTGAGGGCATTCCATCCCGTTGCCGCTTCAATCCGGCGTATGCCTGCGGCAACTCCGGATTCGGACAATATTACAAAGGTTCCGGCCTCGCCTGTTGATTTCAGGTGAGTACCTCCGCATAGCTCCATGCTTTCTCCGGTGATATCGACGACTCTTACGACATCTCCGTATTTTTCTCCGAACAGTGCCGTAGCACCTTTTTCAGCAGCTTCTTTGTTGCTGAGCTCTTGGACATCAACTTCCGTAGCGGTCAGAATGGCGCGGTTAACTTCATTTTCAACCTGCCGGACTTCTGCGGGAGTCATGGCTGCAATATGAGTGAAATCGAACCTGAGTCTATTCGGGCCGACTAGTGATCCAGACTGCTTTACATGGTCTCCGAGAATTTTTCTCAGAGCGGCATGAAGCAGGTGAGTCACTGTGTGATTGCGCTCTGTTGCTAACCTGATTTCGTCATCTACTTCCAGCTTGGCTTCTTGTTCTAGGAGAAGTTCGCCTTCGTTTACAAAAATTTTACAAGCTGTGAGTTCAGGAGAAGCTTTAACTGATTCCAGTATGTCCGCGTTTCCTGTCAAAGTGCCGACTGTACCAGAATCCCCCATCTGTCCACCGGATTCTCCGTAGAAAGGAGTAGCGGCAGTGATAAGCCATCCTCCTGACCCCTGAGAAATACGGTCTAGATGATCTCCGCTTTCGGAAAGAAGATTTATGATTCTAGAGTCAGTCACCAGTTCACCATATCCGGTGAAACGGTTTTTAAGTCCAGCTTCAAGAACGGTGCGGAATATTGCCGCAGTATCTTTTTCGCCGGACCCTTTCCATGCTTTTTTGGCTCTTGTCTTTTGTTCTTTCATGGCTGCTTTGAAGCCGACTTCATCTACAGTGAACCCGTGTTTCTCGGTAACGTCATTGACTATATCGAGCGGGAATCCGAAAGTGTCATAAAGTTTGAAAGCCAGTTCGCCGGAAATAGTATTTTTGCCTTCTTTTTTAAGTTCTTCCATCTCGTCTTCGAGAATTATAAGACCTTTATCTAAAGTCTGGCTGAATCTTTCTTCTTCTTCACGAACCATGCGGGCCATGAAGTCTTTATTGTCTTCGAGTTCCGGGAACTGTTCGCTCATTTCAGAAACAACCATTCTGACTGTTTCATGAAGGAAAGGATCGGTCAGTCCGATAAGGCGTCCGAAACGGAAAGCTCTTCTGATCAAGCGACGGAGCACATAACCA
Proteins encoded in this window:
- the rpsI gene encoding 30S ribosomal protein S9, producing MSQDFIYGTGKRKNAVARTRMYPGTGVITVNGKAYEDYFPRKTLQMIVQQPLKLTKNVGKFDIKVNADGGGVAGQAQAVRHGISRALLAMDPELRTLLKRAGLLTRDARKKERKKPGQPGARAKFQYSKR
- a CDS encoding EAL and HDOD domain-containing protein; amino-acid sequence: MAITNTPLYDQIFFARQPILQPDQSLWGYELFFRNSSSATTAIISDDYKATLNVAADSCSIPGEELPGDVKLVINFSHKSIIEKIPYSLPAKNTVVQIPEMTPPTPNLIKALQDLSKDGYTVAIDDFEGRPQGDILIKYADVVIVDIKSANEDQLHRIHCIAQKEDVKLIAKRVEDMSHYQLAQKFGFAFFQGFYFKRPENIAGRKLRPSEVVKLKLFKLIEDPAQDFEALAEALQNDVSICYRLLTLLNSPTFGFSQKITSIKQAIVLAGWKLIKNWLRVILLTDLISNKKSTELPQLATQRAKFLEMVTIDSHHNIPAESMFLLGLFSLLGAMFDMPMNVVTKYLPLDEDLRAALCGEDNIYRKHLELIDHFEAAQWDQLEETIIELGLNPVSVSRNYYDSMRWANSFFQTPGSV
- the rplM gene encoding 50S ribosomal protein L13 — encoded protein: MKTYIPKSEDISREWYVVDATDMVLGRLATRIATKLRGKDKAMFTPHADTGDFVIVLNADKIRVTGNKLDQKTYYKHTNHPGGIKSRTLKVMLEKKPEVVIETAVRGMLPKSSLGRQMIKKLKVYTGTDHPHEAQLPKPFEF
- a CDS encoding hybrid sensor histidine kinase/response regulator; its protein translation is MKDCCFDDSRKKLNILITGKSTLLHSLMLELHNLGHSISIAKNPRETLFIYASQQPDLIIFADFERPFETFSSIREINQDAEAIFIIDVNNPKSFESLFDFHNVSFIPSTASATSIISNISEYHKKIIRNREIEENSKLYDLILQGLPFPALLVGSCTGKTIMANKSALKTLPIKSSESSIPFISFLAEDVRNNLFTDQEAYRIHSLKSVCAYERFWDLTIEQVAPSVFLLLALDVTEQRKQLQLREEMERIARHDLRSPTATIVGMSRILETEADLSDDYQRLAEIVRTTSERMIRQIDTSLTLIRLETGSLVADSHPFNLFRAITAAIGDISQLVDDKKLEIICFLEDEPLQDECPLVCYGEASLIITMFSNLIKNAAEAAPDNSTITVRLHDTEQSIITEIHNLGEVPSSIKNSFFDRYATHGKRNGTGLGTYSSKLIAKVSGGDISFTSSWNQGTTLITTLPKPPENLNRN
- the alaS gene encoding alanine--tRNA ligase, encoding MKASEIRERFLTFFKNNGHEIVSSSSLVPKDDPSLLFTNAGMVQFKKTFLGQEQRDYVRATTSQKCLRVGGKHNDLENVGRTARHHTFFEMLGNFSFGDYFKEDAIKFCWKFLTEELKLPKDKLYITIYKDDDEAGELWQKVVNVPADRIFKLGEKENFWSMGDTGPCGPCSEVHIDQGENMTCGPNCGIGKCDCDRFLEIWNLVFMQYDQDGEGNRVPLPRPSIDTGMGLERITAVCQGVQSNYETDLFQPMIQAIAKKAGVKYKEDGEIDTALQVIADHSRSIAFLITDQILPSNEGRGYVLRRLIRRAFRFGRLIGLTDPFLHETVRMVVSEMSEQFPELEDNKDFMARMVREEEERFSQTLDKGLIILEDEMEELKKEGKNTISGELAFKLYDTFGFPLDIVNDVTEKHGFTVDEVGFKAAMKEQKTRAKKAWKGSGEKDTAAIFRTVLEAGLKNRFTGYGELVTDSRIINLLSESGDHLDRISQGSGGWLITAATPFYGESGGQMGDSGTVGTLTGNADILESVKASPELTACKIFVNEGELLLEQEAKLEVDDEIRLATERNHTVTHLLHAALRKILGDHVKQSGSLVGPNRLRFDFTHIAAMTPAEVRQVENEVNRAILTATEVDVQELSNKEAAEKGATALFGEKYGDVVRVVDITGESMELCGGTHLKSTGEAGTFVILSESGVAAGIRRIEAATGWNALTFLQGQRDEISKSQDLLRAAPGQVPDKIAALIAQTKELTRQNEQLQAKLASGAGADLMSSIEEIAGIKVLAAKLELTNVKALRDQTDALKSKLDSGIICLIAEVEDNKVSLIIAVTKDLTNRFKAGALIKPVAAEVGGGGGGRPDMAQAGGTDPKGIDKALATLKKVIAES
- a CDS encoding radical SAM protein produces the protein MSSKKKPRPLLVYADKDGQIFDHPEFEMICRRGDELAQPKPEEYIPLPPDSEFFLLPGRIPLGLNSETGEVEEVEGLAVAAFACPGHTLTGLAAYANTEDAPVLPMFAYGAVGYANGRFWITAKVVDEDKRQIFTKIPQQKVESGAKRLMKDMPENRLVKHLANCALTYGCPAAKNLALGRFEAPLPTARTCNARCIGCISEQPEDSGFPSTQERIKFTPTADEITEIMHYHAKRESKPIFSFGQGCEGEPLTEAKLLCEAVQRYRDEGGKGTVNINTNGSLTATMKPLSEAGLTSIRVSLNSFLEPVYNAYYRPKGYKFEDVLATIHTAKELGLHVSLNYLYFPGVSDTENEVSALIKAATESKLDFIQLRNLNIDPDLYMELVEDNDLGPGMGFVNFRKRIKSECPWIGFGYFNPYLGD